One window of Anaerolineae bacterium genomic DNA carries:
- a CDS encoding Succinyl-diaminopimelate desuccinylase produces MSDYQPNLFVEKFRHALEVAEQTNPQSGICGYELEWNMLDSHLWPLLTVGSGPERISFVDYLRDEILPSSFRPFSQLEVYHWMIEWATRPYYHLIGAVYESRVLEAVLINALHQASEKFGERFYYWHGNLLFQPQFGKDCIPGSWNLAKRRYLERCVDLYGAALATAGIHSNLSLPETLLSWDFVHQNQNLANHISQPFQHLDDYKNYVYIRSTRLLRAFAALFIATTASTPFVSQYRNGKQVIVLAKADSVRNLTFPNPILLDLPGLYRSHEDYLRISYELVRKGIRFGNNNWTPVRARSFSEPVERLIAITSDQLRQLYARGLYTASKDDQAEEMAREIEKQNLLARINIPMSRVEVRCDEGGHDMETDLANLALKYLLLLRFYSDPSFAVSFRYDTEDIERARRNEEKAARYGLDAEIENPLSGKPIRVREFLGWVLEELMPLAEGLEMTQFLTPLVEMSKGAPNTSQKIRRRVLQDLGEVDEIPLEYLQRLAEEREEAVKNDIATIQSELYRLGNEADKLQALIQRGRDEYRQYPNVPISFKPIRPLQVIKVYADKTSEIVDLSMQLVQIPSVTACTNERLEEVAYAASFICNYAERNGLEVRYFNKNKYPALLIGFPGHLYAPVTLSGHFDVVQPAPDESQFQPRLEGDYLVGRGAADMKTVVATYLVWFKDRLLQGEPYPAVNLLLVGNEENGEFEPMGTPHVLEQIAREGNPLPQLFIAGERTGEKGDELLGEICTSNRGIMRFDIIARGTRAHTSQTSVGSQAKADLPTKLFDFRQKMIDLFQDHLKLSSPDRWNSQFQIPFVRIGEEGLYNVSPEFAVMGVEVRPIPEENVEELVRNLEDLCRQNDLEFHLKICEKGIRCSPENPYLRILLEAYQEVAKEPPRIGKKLPATSARFAPAGQGVVWGQSGIDPHGYNEKHYIPSIKPYYDILSAFAKRLEGHLVMTVKENER; encoded by the coding sequence ATGAGTGATTATCAGCCAAATTTGTTTGTGGAAAAATTCCGTCATGCGCTTGAAGTAGCGGAGCAGACCAACCCTCAAAGCGGAATTTGCGGCTATGAGCTTGAGTGGAATATGCTCGACTCACATCTCTGGCCGCTCTTGACAGTTGGGTCAGGACCGGAACGCATTTCGTTTGTGGATTACCTGCGCGATGAAATTCTGCCCTCTTCCTTTCGTCCCTTCTCTCAGCTTGAGGTCTATCACTGGATGATTGAGTGGGCAACACGGCCTTATTACCATTTGATCGGAGCCGTGTACGAGTCAAGGGTTTTAGAGGCGGTGTTAATTAATGCCTTGCATCAAGCCAGCGAAAAATTTGGTGAACGTTTTTATTACTGGCACGGAAACTTGCTCTTTCAGCCCCAGTTTGGCAAGGATTGTATTCCCGGTTCGTGGAACTTAGCCAAACGACGTTACCTGGAACGCTGTGTGGATTTATACGGAGCTGCGCTGGCTACGGCTGGAATCCATTCGAATCTGTCTTTACCGGAGACTTTGCTTTCCTGGGATTTTGTCCACCAGAATCAAAATTTAGCTAACCACATCAGTCAACCTTTTCAGCATCTCGATGATTATAAAAACTATGTGTATATTCGCTCCACGCGGTTACTCAGAGCTTTTGCAGCCCTTTTCATTGCCACTACTGCTTCGACGCCATTTGTCAGCCAATATCGCAATGGAAAACAGGTAATTGTCCTGGCAAAAGCCGATTCGGTTCGTAACCTGACCTTCCCGAACCCGATCTTGCTGGATTTGCCGGGCCTGTACCGCTCGCATGAAGATTATCTGCGGATTTCTTATGAGTTAGTCCGCAAAGGGATTCGCTTTGGAAATAACAACTGGACTCCGGTTCGGGCACGTTCTTTTTCTGAACCGGTTGAACGCTTGATTGCGATCACCTCCGATCAATTGCGCCAATTATATGCCCGTGGACTTTATACCGCCAGCAAAGACGATCAGGCTGAGGAGATGGCAAGGGAAATTGAAAAGCAAAACCTCCTGGCGCGCATCAATATCCCTATGTCGAGAGTCGAAGTCCGTTGTGATGAGGGGGGACATGATATGGAAACAGATCTGGCAAATCTGGCACTGAAATATCTTCTATTACTCCGCTTTTATAGTGATCCGTCCTTTGCGGTTAGCTTTCGTTATGATACTGAAGATATTGAGCGCGCCAGACGCAATGAGGAAAAAGCTGCTCGTTATGGATTGGATGCCGAAATCGAAAATCCTCTCAGTGGAAAACCCATCAGAGTGCGAGAATTTTTGGGATGGGTATTGGAAGAACTTATGCCTCTGGCTGAGGGTTTGGAAATGACCCAATTCCTTACCCCTCTTGTTGAGATGTCGAAAGGTGCACCCAATACTTCCCAGAAGATTCGTCGGCGAGTTTTGCAGGACTTGGGTGAGGTTGATGAAATTCCCCTTGAATATTTACAGAGGCTGGCTGAGGAACGTGAAGAAGCAGTTAAGAACGATATCGCCACGATCCAGAGTGAACTTTATCGTCTGGGGAATGAGGCTGATAAATTGCAGGCTCTGATCCAGCGCGGACGTGATGAGTATCGCCAATACCCCAATGTTCCCATCTCGTTTAAACCAATCCGACCACTGCAAGTAATCAAAGTCTATGCCGATAAAACCTCAGAGATCGTTGACCTGTCCATGCAACTGGTGCAGATTCCTTCCGTAACTGCCTGTACAAATGAAAGATTGGAAGAGGTTGCCTATGCTGCTTCGTTTATCTGTAATTATGCAGAAAGAAATGGTCTGGAGGTGCGCTATTTCAACAAAAACAAGTACCCTGCCTTGCTAATTGGTTTCCCTGGTCATCTTTACGCTCCGGTCACCCTGAGTGGTCATTTCGATGTTGTTCAACCTGCCCCAGATGAGTCTCAATTTCAACCTCGTTTAGAAGGGGACTATCTGGTCGGTAGAGGGGCAGCGGATATGAAAACCGTGGTAGCCACCTATCTGGTGTGGTTCAAGGATCGGCTCTTACAAGGTGAACCATACCCGGCGGTGAATCTTTTACTGGTAGGGAACGAAGAGAATGGCGAATTCGAACCGATGGGTACACCGCATGTCCTGGAGCAGATTGCCCGCGAAGGAAACCCCTTACCTCAGCTATTCATTGCCGGAGAGCGAACTGGCGAAAAAGGCGATGAATTGTTGGGTGAGATATGTACCTCGAATCGAGGGATTATGCGGTTTGATATTATTGCGCGAGGCACACGCGCACATACGAGCCAAACCTCTGTTGGTAGCCAGGCAAAGGCAGACCTGCCTACAAAATTATTTGACTTCCGACAAAAAATGATTGACCTTTTCCAGGATCATCTGAAGCTCTCTAGCCCAGATCGGTGGAATTCTCAATTTCAAATCCCTTTTGTGCGCATTGGAGAAGAAGGCTTATACAATGTCTCGCCGGAATTTGCCGTCATGGGGGTTGAGGTTCGTCCTATCCCTGAAGAGAATGTCGAAGAACTGGTCAGGAATCTTGAAGACCTGTGTCGTCAAAACGACCTGGAGTTTCATTTGAAAATATGCGAAAAAGGGATTCGGTGTAGTCCGGAAAACCCCTATTTGCGGATATTACTCGAGGCGTATCAAGAGGTTGCCAAAGAACCACCCAGGATTGGCAAAAAACTACCGGCAACAAGTGCCCGTTTTGCTCCTGCAGGGCAGGGAGTTGTCTGGGGTCAAAGTGGTATCGACCCGCATGGATATAATGAAAAACATTATATTCCCAGCATTAAGCCCTACTATGATATTTTGTCTGCTTTTGCCAAACGGCTTGAAGGACATCTGGTAATGACTGTCAAGGAGAACGAACGATGA
- a CDS encoding Aspartokinase: MSDNPYLIMKFGGTSVGSSEAMKSVKGIVEDVMREGWMPVVVLSAMSGVTDDLLRSTEMAKNRRYDQVLQIAGALTTRHYQVVDELIRETERKVFVKQQIDQLISMFAEYCRAIDIIGEATPRVLDAIAGIGEMLCVRIFAEYLNANGISARSMDATKLIVTDSAYQAAHPIREKTERKVKEMLLPVLQSKIVPVVTGFIAATEDGITTTLGRGGSDYSAALLGAYLPAREVWIWTDVDGVMTADPRIVPEATTIDVLTFREIGELAYYGAKVVHPKTMQPLIDAGILIRVKNTFNPAHPGTLLTVENEKQTNGVIKAVTSIKGQSLVTIEGRGMLGVPGVAARAFGAVAATGTSVPLITQASSEQSICFAVPQKSVETVIRSLNDAFSRELATRDIDRIWATDEVVIVTIVGAAMRSTPGIAGRIFGKLGANGINVIAIAQGSSEVSISLVIDRADEQRAVQAIHELIVPKVEMVG, encoded by the coding sequence ATGAGCGATAATCCATACTTGATAATGAAGTTTGGGGGTACATCGGTCGGCAGCAGTGAGGCGATGAAAAGCGTCAAGGGCATCGTAGAGGATGTCATGCGAGAAGGATGGATGCCCGTTGTGGTTTTATCAGCCATGTCTGGAGTCACGGATGATCTTCTCCGCTCAACCGAAATGGCAAAAAATCGACGTTATGATCAGGTATTGCAAATTGCTGGCGCGCTGACCACCCGACATTATCAAGTGGTGGACGAGCTAATTAGAGAAACCGAAAGGAAGGTTTTTGTCAAGCAACAAATCGACCAGTTAATCAGTATGTTTGCTGAATACTGTCGCGCAATTGATATCATTGGAGAAGCCACACCGCGTGTCCTTGACGCAATTGCCGGGATTGGCGAAATGCTGTGTGTGCGCATCTTTGCCGAATACTTAAACGCAAACGGCATCTCAGCCAGATCAATGGACGCGACAAAGCTCATTGTGACCGATAGTGCCTATCAGGCTGCTCACCCAATCAGAGAAAAAACGGAGCGTAAAGTCAAAGAAATGCTTTTACCTGTTTTGCAGTCAAAAATTGTTCCGGTTGTGACGGGTTTCATTGCGGCGACTGAGGATGGAATAACCACAACGCTCGGACGCGGGGGTAGTGATTATTCGGCAGCTTTGTTAGGCGCTTATTTACCCGCCAGGGAAGTCTGGATTTGGACAGATGTTGACGGTGTCATGACAGCCGATCCGCGCATTGTTCCTGAGGCGACAACCATTGATGTGCTGACTTTTCGGGAAATTGGTGAACTGGCGTATTATGGCGCAAAAGTTGTTCATCCTAAAACAATGCAACCCCTGATTGATGCCGGAATTCTTATTCGGGTTAAGAATACCTTCAATCCTGCGCATCCTGGCACGCTATTAACCGTTGAGAATGAAAAGCAAACCAATGGTGTGATTAAAGCCGTAACTTCAATCAAGGGACAATCCCTGGTGACAATTGAGGGTCGCGGTATGCTGGGTGTACCTGGGGTTGCAGCCCGTGCTTTTGGCGCGGTTGCAGCCACCGGGACGAGCGTTCCCTTGATTACACAAGCCTCGTCAGAGCAATCCATTTGCTTCGCGGTTCCGCAAAAATCGGTTGAAACCGTCATACGTTCGCTGAACGACGCGTTTAGCCGTGAACTGGCGACCAGAGATATCGATCGCATTTGGGCAACCGACGAGGTGGTGATTGTTACGATTGTTGGGGCTGCAATGCGAAGCACGCCCGGGATCGCTGGACGGATCTTTGGCAAATTAGGTGCAAATGGGATCAATGTTATCGCTATTGCTCAGGGTTCATCCGAGGTATCCATTTCCCTGGTCATCGATCGCGCCGACGAACAAAGGGCTGTGCAGGCGATTCACGAATTAATTGTGCCGAAAGTTGAAATGGTCGGTTGA
- a CDS encoding 5-methyltetrahydrofolate--homocysteine methyltransferase has product MNKFEKLLSEATVILLDGAMGTMLMAKGMEAGQAPEKMNLDHPDVVKEIHRDYIEAGANVILTNTFGGNRFRLSRHGLDNRVREINLAAAKLAREVADEYPDVVVAGSMGPTGELMAPLGKLTYDAAVQAFAEQAAGLSSGGVDVIWIETMADLQEVKAAVYGTRSVTRLPISVTMTFESRGRTMMGVTPEQLVQLADELELSAIGANCGKGPQELETVIERMQKAGCKIPIIAKANAGIPKLVDGKVVYDGSPEIMAQHAQTVRHHGARLIGACCGSSPQHIHEMRQALFFDPK; this is encoded by the coding sequence ATGAACAAATTTGAAAAGTTATTGTCCGAAGCCACAGTGATCCTCCTGGATGGCGCAATGGGAACGATGTTGATGGCTAAAGGCATGGAAGCTGGACAGGCTCCAGAAAAAATGAATCTTGACCATCCAGATGTGGTAAAAGAAATTCACCGCGACTATATCGAGGCTGGAGCCAATGTGATCCTGACCAATACATTTGGTGGCAATCGCTTTCGCCTCAGCAGGCATGGATTAGATAATCGCGTGCGTGAGATAAACCTTGCTGCTGCCAAACTGGCTCGTGAAGTAGCCGATGAATATCCGGATGTTGTTGTTGCGGGGTCTATGGGGCCAACCGGTGAACTGATGGCGCCGCTTGGAAAATTGACCTATGATGCTGCAGTCCAGGCGTTCGCAGAACAGGCTGCTGGATTATCCAGCGGTGGCGTGGATGTGATTTGGATTGAAACAATGGCTGACTTGCAAGAAGTGAAAGCGGCCGTATACGGAACTCGATCGGTCACCCGTCTTCCGATTTCCGTAACCATGACCTTTGAAAGTCGAGGTCGGACGATGATGGGAGTAACACCAGAGCAACTGGTTCAGCTTGCCGATGAGCTTGAATTGAGCGCAATAGGGGCAAATTGCGGCAAAGGGCCTCAAGAGTTAGAAACCGTTATCGAGCGTATGCAAAAGGCAGGTTGTAAAATTCCCATCATTGCCAAGGCTAACGCGGGGATACCCAAACTGGTGGATGGGAAAGTCGTTTATGACGGCTCTCCTGAAATAATGGCACAACACGCACAAACTGTGCGCCATCATGGGGCAAGGCTGATTGGGGCTTGCTGTGGTAGTTCTCCTCAGCATATTCATGAGATGCGTCAGGCTCTCTTCTTCGACCCGAAATAA
- a CDS encoding Histidyl-tRNA synthetase, with the protein MKQVITAIKGTRDFYPENMAMRTWLYENIKKISQRYGYQEYEGPFLEPIELYAAKSGEELVKEQSFVFPDRSGELITLRPELTPTLARMVAQKQKQLVFPLRWWSFGPFWRYEKPQKGRSREFFQWNIDLIGLNTPEADAELLSVIVSFFRSVNLSSAQVKIFINDRKLMEDHLNRLDIPAERRSVVFRLIDRKEKMDFGEWQNYARDEGLDTSQINGIVNLLQNTELWKESTNLIRIFEALENESAGEYVEFDPNIIRGLDYYTSTVFEAKDIGGTVRRSILGGGRYDDLLAAVGGDPLPAVGFAMGDVVISLILQEYGCIPQDIYAHPARVLVTTFSNESLPYSIQLAHQLREKGINVITYPEATSLNKQLKYADRMKIPYAILLGPDEIASNTISLKSLSSGEQTRIEVSEIDKKLLPLLVGEAKS; encoded by the coding sequence ATGAAGCAGGTGATTACTGCTATCAAAGGCACCCGCGATTTCTACCCGGAAAATATGGCCATGCGTACATGGCTGTATGAAAACATTAAGAAGATTTCTCAGAGATATGGTTATCAAGAGTACGAAGGGCCGTTCCTGGAACCAATTGAACTTTACGCAGCGAAATCAGGCGAGGAATTGGTCAAAGAACAGTCCTTTGTTTTCCCAGATCGAAGTGGCGAGCTAATAACACTACGTCCAGAGTTAACACCCACCCTGGCCCGAATGGTCGCGCAAAAACAAAAACAATTGGTTTTTCCTCTTCGCTGGTGGTCTTTCGGACCATTCTGGCGATATGAAAAACCTCAAAAAGGGCGCTCGCGCGAGTTCTTCCAGTGGAATATCGATTTGATCGGTCTCAACACCCCCGAAGCAGATGCCGAATTACTATCGGTGATTGTTTCTTTTTTCAGGTCCGTTAATCTCTCCTCGGCACAAGTCAAAATATTTATCAATGACCGAAAATTGATGGAAGACCATCTAAATCGATTGGACATCCCCGCGGAAAGACGATCGGTTGTTTTTCGCCTGATCGATCGTAAGGAGAAAATGGACTTCGGGGAATGGCAGAATTATGCTCGTGATGAGGGACTTGATACATCTCAAATAAATGGCATTGTAAATTTGTTGCAAAACACTGAACTCTGGAAAGAATCAACGAATTTGATCCGCATCTTTGAAGCATTAGAAAACGAATCTGCCGGCGAGTATGTCGAATTCGATCCCAATATCATTCGCGGTTTGGATTATTACACTTCTACGGTATTCGAAGCTAAAGATATAGGCGGAACCGTTAGAAGATCGATCCTTGGTGGAGGCCGTTACGATGATTTATTAGCTGCGGTCGGTGGTGATCCATTACCGGCGGTTGGATTTGCAATGGGGGATGTTGTCATTTCATTAATCCTTCAGGAGTATGGCTGTATCCCTCAAGATATCTATGCTCATCCAGCCAGAGTCCTGGTGACAACATTTTCGAATGAGTCCCTTCCTTACTCTATACAATTAGCGCACCAATTGAGAGAGAAAGGGATAAACGTGATTACTTACCCCGAGGCAACCAGCTTAAACAAGCAATTAAAATACGCAGATCGAATGAAAATCCCTTATGCAATCCTTCTCGGCCCCGACGAAATCGCCAGCAATACCATCTCCCTTAAGTCACTAAGCAGCGGTGAACAGACGAGAATAGAAGTATCTGAGATAGATAAAAAACTGCTCCCGCTCCTTGTCGGGGAAGCAAAGTCATGA